DNA from Nitrospirota bacterium:
CAACAACAGCGTTTGTCTTTAAAATCGCATCAACAGACCGCCTTATCAGTTCGGCAACAGACAGGTGCCTTGATGCCGCTATCTTTTTTAAGCCCTTTACCTGTTCTTCTGTCAGTTGAATCTGAGTCCGCACCATATTGCCTCCTGTGATAACACTTTTGATTACATGATAACAGATTCAGAACTTATGCGTCAAAAGATTAAATTATTAATTCCCTTCCGCGTCATTTCGAGCAAAGGGAGAAATCATATCATTCCCCTCTATCAAGACCAACAGTAGGTGCTTTAAGCAGGGGCAAGGGGTGTGTCATAATCAGCCGCAATCTCTTCTTTAGCCGTCATTCTGGCTTGCCTGCCTGCTGGTAGGCATGATCCAGAATCGATTAACCACACCACGATATTTTGTGCTTGTGTTTTCCTATTCATACAACTATGATATTCTTATTCCAGCAAATACGGACGGCTGCCTAATAATTGTTGTACGAATAAAATAAAAACAAAAGGTGGTGATTCAAATGTGTCCTTTTCTCAATAAACCCTGCATAGAAGCTAAATGTAAACTTTGGATTGAGGCAGATAATAATTGCGCTATCCCTCAAATCGTTTATTCGATTAATTTAGCCAAAGCTGATT
Protein-coding regions in this window:
- a CDS encoding ribbon-helix-helix protein, CopG family, producing MVRTQIQLTEEQVKGLKKIAASRHLSVAELIRRSVDAILKTNAVVDSEERYKRAMETAGRFRSGKSDISGKHDKYLGEALGK